A region of the Salvia splendens isolate huo1 unplaced genomic scaffold, SspV2 ctg514, whole genome shotgun sequence genome:
TCGACCTAGAGGCGGGGCGGCCGCGGCCTGCTCCGAACGGGGAGGCTGCTGCTGCCAAGGATAGGGCGAAGGAGGAGAAGGATAAGGAGCGgaaggagagggagaaggagcTTGCGCCGCCGGTGAGGAAGCGGAGGGATTCGGATGGGGGAAAAAATTTGGGGGCGAATGGGcagacggcggcggcggcggcgggggaGGGAAGCCGGAGGGCGGTAAGAAATGAGGAGGCGGATGTGCTGCCGCAGTCGGTGTTGGATGATGATGGTTTTATATCGAGGCAGTCGCATATGAAGTATGAGTTGAGAGATTCTCCTGGTCTTGGTGAGTGAGCTCTCAATCTAGGGTTTTTGAATACTTATATTTTTCATGCTAAAATGGAATATTCGATGCTCTGGTGACCAATTAGGATGATGAATTGATTGATCATGCCAAAAGGATTCAATCTTGATGACTTTGAGCTTAATTCGACCTCTAATCATTGGAGTTCAAGTAGAGATGAAAATTAGTGTGTATAATCTGTTGCCTATTGGCAGTATTTATGTGATTACtgtttgaaaaataataatctCTCTGCTGGTTTCTTGTTACTTCAGTTCCCATTGGGCTCTATGGATTTCAGCATTTTCTTTCTATGTTGGGTTCGTTGATACTTATCCCGCTTGTCTTGGTTCCGGCGATGGGTGGAAGCCATGTGAGCACTTATAGTTCATTTCATAGTTTGTTTTACTTGAATTTATGTTTTTCAGATGGCTGAACTAATTGTGGTCTTTTGTGTAGGAAGATACGGCTAATATAGTCTCCACAGTGCTATTCATATCAGGAGTGACAACGCTTTTACATATATCGTTTGGCTCGAGATTGCCATTGATACAGGGCCCTTCATTCGTTTATCTCGCTCCTGCACTTGCGATTATCAACTCTCCTGAATTTTTGGGGCTTAATGGAAATGTATGTATTTTGGGCTTGGTTGCTTATTTCTCAAGCTCCTTTTCTTTCTAGTTTATTCTTTTGGTAGATAAAAAGGAATTTTCTGAAGTTCTCTGTCTAAATATCGCTCACACTACACAAACATGATAATATTGTTAAATTCACATTTTCAGGTATCTTATAGCTTTGTTTGCTAGATTTGCAACTAATGTACTCCTCTTAGAAGCTAAAAATATTATAGGGTACATGAGAAGGATCAAGTAGATTTTCATAAGTATAAACTCCTTATGTTACTAATAATACAAAGGGAGATGTTTCTGCTCGATATTTGTACTTGGAGATTGTCAATTTCGAATTAGCAGAACTTATATTTTTTCTGTCTTAAGAGTTGAGAAGTGCTTGATGTTTTTGAGAGAAGGTACTGCCTAGGCATTAACATAACAAAGTCTTCTAGGTTATGATTGTAGATCAAGTACCTTTAAGCTGAATTTCCCCTAAAAAAGACAGAAGTAATGAGACTTTGTCAAATGAAATAGTGGAGCTATCTGTACTATATTTTGCAATAAAACTGACTTAACATTTGTAGGTGCTGAAATGTTATGTCAAATCATTGTCTGAAACTAGTACAATTTTGACAATCTGATCTGTTGTGCTGTACTTTCCTAATGAGTGAATGTTCAAAACGGCAGAATTTCAAGCACATAATGAAGGAGCTACAGGGTGCTGTAATTATTGGTTCCGCATTTCAAGCCTTCTTGGGGTATAGTGGTTTGATGTCAATATTTGTAAGGTATATGCTTTTTTCGAGTGTGCTACATGATGTGATCTTGATTTCATATGCGAATAACTCAGACGTGTTCATTTTTTCTTCGTTTCAGGTTAATAAACCCAGTTGTTGTGGCCCCTACAGTTGCGGCTGTTGGGCTCTCGTTCTACAGCTACGGCTTCCCAAGGGTTGGCACGTGTATTGAGATTGGTGCTGTGCAGATATTATTAGTTGTTGTGTTTTCCCTTGTAAGTGTTGACTAGAGTTTGAATTACTTACATTGAAGTTCTTTCCCCTTTGTTCCATATGCTATGGCAATTCTTGTGATGTGCTACTTCTTTTGCAGTACCTCCGTAAAGTATCGATCTTGGGCCATCGCGTATTCCTAATTTATGCGGTAAATCGTATATTCCTTTGCTTATCTATTCTATTTTCACCacattttttagcaaaaaaatgtTTTAATCCAGTTTCTGCATATGTGAACCCAGGTTCCACTCGGTCTGTTTATTACATGGGCTACAGCCTTCCTTCTGACAGAGTCTGGAGTATATAACTACAAAGGTTGTGATGCAAACATACCAGCTTCAAATATAATATCGGACCACTGCAGGAGGCATGTTTCAAGGATGAAAAGTTGTCGAGTCGATACCACCCAAGCATTGAAATCTGCACCTTGGTTTCGGTTTCCTTACCCATTACAGTGGGGAACACCCGTCTTTCACTGGAACATGGCCCTCGTCATGTGTGTGGTGTCTATAATTTCATCAGTTGATTCTGTAAGTCTGCTCTGTTTTCTCTTGATTTTATGTTGTTACCATGTACGCCCATTTGCGATTATAGCCCCATCCCAACAAATTGTGTTATTTTCATCCACTGCAATATATGGTTAGTTTGATTTGCTCCGTCTGTTTTTTGAGAAGGCGATTACAGCATCTGTTTATATCTGCTTCGATTCATGTGAggattttgtttcttttttgcaTTCGAGACGAGATAAAGAAGTGGCATGTCTGTGATCGATCTTCATAAAGTTAGTACAATTATGTTTTTATATGTAGTCAAACTTTTATACGTATCCGTATGCTAGATTCTTGCTTACAGACATTGTTTATAGATCTTTCTAGGACTTATCTCCTTATTTAGACTCTCATATTTTAGAAAGTTTATATAAGATCTAGTTTTTTCAGATTTGATTGTTTTCCCAATTCCCAGGTTGGTTCATATCATGCATCATCATTGTTGGTGGCTTCTAGACCTCCGACAGCAGGCGTATTGAGTCGGGGAATCGGTCTCGAAGGTCTCTCTAGCATCTTGGCTGGCCTGTGGGGCACAGGAACCGGCTCAACGACTTTGACAGAGAATGTTCACACCATTGCTGTAACCAAAATGGGCAGTCGCAAAGCAGTCCAATTGGGCGCGTGCTTATTGATTGCCCTATCCCTCATCGGTATGCTTTCTAATGCATAAAACCTAAATAATCTTATGCTCGTCTTCGTCTTTCCAGTCTATGAACGAACGTTCTCTCATTCGTGGTTGCGTGCAACAGGTAAAGTTGGGGGTTTCATTGCATCAATACCTCAAGTCATCGTTGCAGCTCTCTTGTGCTTTATGTGGGCGATGCTCACTGCACTGGGATTGTCGAACTTGAGATACAGCGAAGCAGGGAGTTCGAGAAACATAATCATCGTTGGCTTGTCCTTGTTCTTCTCCCTATCGATCCCGGCGTACTTTCAGCAGTACGGCATCTCTCCAAACTCCAACGTCTCAGTCCCAAGCTACCTCCAGCCGTACATTGTGGCTTCTCACGGTCCCATACAAACAAAATCTTCCGGGGTACACGTTTTTTTTTGTCATCTTCCCCCATCCCTTGCTTAAAATTACTCGTAATCATCGTGTTTACACTGAGTTCGCGTCGTGTGGCAGCTAAACTATGTTCTGAACACGCTGCTGTCGCTGCACATGGTGATCGCTTTCCTCCTCGCCCTCATTCTAGACAACACGGTGCCTGGGAGCCGACAGGAGCGAGGGGTGTATGTGTGGTCGGAACCCGAGGCCGCGAGAAGGGAACCTGCCGTGTGTAAAGACTATGAGCTGCCGTTTAGGGTTAGCAGAATGTTCAGATGGGTGAAGTGGGTTGGCCTCTGAGAGACATCGTCGTGACGGATTGCTCGATTTTCGGGCTGGCCGGGAAAGATTCGATCTTTGTCGGGTGCCGTTGATCGGTAGTTGGTATTTTGCAGTTATAGAATGATTCTTTGAGGACGGTTGGATTGTGTGGGAGCATCAGCTCTTGCAGAGATGAGGGATTCAGGTTGTGTATATTGCAGattctttcatctttttatttttgctgTTTTTTTGGGGAATTTAGGGTAGGGGGGGGGGGATTTCAATcctatgttgtaatgttataaTTGTAAAACATGCATGTGTATTTTGAACTAAAGATTGGACATTCGCCTAATATTTTGAGAATTTGGTTGCTTCATTTGTATTTATTGTGTGTGTTTAAGAGTCCAATTTGGATTAATAGGAATTTCACAAAGATGTTTCATGTAGTATAtgaattttacaaaaatatacAATCTCGATGAGGTGAATGCGTACTTTTaatcttttaaaattttgaaactattagctaaaagaaaattaattttcCTTTTCTGTCTATTAAAGGGAAATACACAATGTGTATATTAGAGAGAAGGTGTCAGTGTGTGTTTGCATGTTTGTAATTATGTATTTATGTACATACTATTGAATTTGAATGTATAAACTCTAACATGGCGgctaaaataaaatagtactactcctcattttagaatataaaataaaataaaaatatactttataAACCTTAGTTTATGAAGATCTAGTCCGGTTTCATTACCTTGTTGCGTGTATAACTTTGTTCGGGAAattatacgaattaaaaaaaaagtcaaaCTCAGGATCTTGAATTAATTTAACAAGATGAGATGAATTCACTGTAGATTTGCATAATCTAAGAACTAAAAATGGTTTCTAGTTTATAGTATAAGGTGATTGACTATTGATTCTcgaaaaaaaatgtttcatcCATCTAAAACATccttattttctcattttagtACGTTGATAAAAATAAGTTAGTTCTACTACTGTAATTATCTTTTAGATGAGACATTCTTCACCCAGGCGCTTCACTTTCATTACATTTTCTAATAATTAGTAGAATTATATTTATTCATTATCTATTTAAAATACTTctatactactatttatttacTAATTACTGACATTATATTAAGATTTAAAGTAATATTCTTAATTATAATtacttaatatatttttttattaaaattcgtgttgcATGCTTATTTTTAGTGGGGGAGACTCGTAAAAAATTTAGTGACAAAAAAGTTGGTATGATGAAAGGCGTGTTTAGGTTAAAGAAACTTCTACTAATGGTCAATGTTTTCTggaatttaaagtgatttagTGGAGGTTTTGTCAacaaatatgattttttttctctgaTTTTTAATACCAAAATTCTGCTCACTTCTTTCATTTTCTATGCTGAAGATTTAATTACTTCTAACCCACTGTGGCAAGGAAAGTGATTTTAGACGTGATTATAAGTAGCATTATTTACtagttttttataaatataaataataaaataaattttaattggatttaggatagatacaaacaaataaatacattATGATGCTAACTTTAAAAATGTTTTGTAGTAGTAATTTTGAATACAGAGCCCATAGTTAGGTCTAAGTTACGTGGCTATTAATTAATACtttccctaaaaatagaaactctttctttttagtctgtttcgtgaaaatagaattttttattttaggaaatttttttctctctagtGAGATGAGATcaattttccactaacaaagttttcttttttatatctCTCTTGCTTGCTAATTTTACATTGAAACTGATGGCGTTCaaaattatctattttttagATACAGAGGGGAGTAGTAACTAATTACTTTCCAAAATGTTAGAAATTAAGCACAGTTGGGCGACACAAAGCAATAAGCACctaattatatttagaaaaatgttttggagacataatgtctaagacataatgaggttaaagcagtaattttgtattatattgtgtttattattaaattaatgctTTACATGTATACTATTTTACCCTTAATGGTATAAAAGGTATGTATGACTTCAATTAAGGAAGGTGTGTGTCTTAATGAGATTTGTGcctagcaattaattaaatttcaaagatttttaattcatttttttattaagttttcTCTCCTCTTCTCTAATTATAAGTCTATCAAtaaattctctcttttttctcaCATTATAATTCTCCATCAATgaattctcattttctttttctccaaGTATAGTTTTACATCAACAACTTATCTCTTTTCCAATTTGCTCATTTCTAATTTtctataacaataaaaaatttatttatatcattttatcacatacaaattaaaatatgcatttgattaattcccaaaattaatactactaactttttattcattagaacaaaattatttatttatgagaatagtaactttattttcaaaatagtAACTTTTATTTGCAATAACAATAACTTTTATTCCCAAAACATTAACTTTTATTTACAAGGATAATAAATGTTATTCAtaagaataataaattttatttattggaacaataatttcatttaactaGAACTATaactattactccatccgtccccaaagaatatgcactttgggatcgacacgagttttaatgtaaaattgataaagtaagagcgatgtagagagaaaaagtaattaaagtattgttagtggagaatgagttccacctcattagagagaaatgactttccaaaattagaaagtgcatattgtTGTGGGaaggactaaaaaggaaataatgtatattcttgtgggacggaggtagtatttgtTACAATAATGCTTTTattgatttaatattttattaattaaaatgattatatttttaaCAATTACAATCTCTTGTCAAATagcaaaaataaataacttttttctgcaataaataacttttatttgcaacaaactaaattagtaaatttatatagtattaaaCACTAATTTTTCATAGTAAATGTAAATTTTATTCCCAATAACAATACTCTTTATTCTATGGTGAAGTATAGTAAATAACAAGCTCTCTATCTATCCAATAGACCAAAGGATTTGAGTCATCACATGTTAAATAGAAACCTATTATTGAtccttttaaaataataaattttattcaaatacaataacttttcttgaaaatatcaacacagtgacattaaaatatcaacacagtatattgaaatgtcaacaaaattatttattgtcattttaatgtcactgtattgacatttttaattcaCTGCATTGATAAGTTATCAGAGTTTGCAACTTAAGAAAGCCTCCCATGTAACAAAAGCTatagaaaataacacaaaaaataagATAACGCAAAAATTCTTCATCata
Encoded here:
- the LOC121790430 gene encoding nucleobase-ascorbate transporter 12-like, coding for MASSDPNKRPPPPPGPDSAAMPPSSWAKRTGFRPKFSGETNSSDSGQISAIPPPEPPQARPKPPNSSLDLEAGRPRPAPNGEAAAAKDRAKEEKDKERKEREKELAPPVRKRRDSDGGKNLGANGQTAAAAAGEGSRRAVRNEEADVLPQSVLDDDGFISRQSHMKYELRDSPGLVPIGLYGFQHFLSMLGSLILIPLVLVPAMGGSHEDTANIVSTVLFISGVTTLLHISFGSRLPLIQGPSFVYLAPALAIINSPEFLGLNGNNFKHIMKELQGAVIIGSAFQAFLGYSGLMSIFVRLINPVVVAPTVAAVGLSFYSYGFPRVGTCIEIGAVQILLVVVFSLYLRKVSILGHRVFLIYAVPLGLFITWATAFLLTESGVYNYKGCDANIPASNIISDHCRRHVSRMKSCRVDTTQALKSAPWFRFPYPLQWGTPVFHWNMALVMCVVSIISSVDSVGSYHASSLLVASRPPTAGVLSRGIGLEGLSSILAGLWGTGTGSTTLTENVHTIAVTKMGSRKAVQLGACLLIALSLIGKVGGFIASIPQVIVAALLCFMWAMLTALGLSNLRYSEAGSSRNIIIVGLSLFFSLSIPAYFQQYGISPNSNVSVPSYLQPYIVASHGPIQTKSSGLNYVLNTLLSLHMVIAFLLALILDNTVPGSRQERGVYVWSEPEAARREPAVCKDYELPFRVSRMFRWVKWVGL